In one window of Paraflavitalea soli DNA:
- a CDS encoding RagB/SusD family nutrient uptake outer membrane protein, whose amino-acid sequence MKRTTIIAFSLFTILLSSCKKDMLDTEPTGSASEASIFATTANAKNVINGIYRYLFNRYSDQNQPGHGGVMLQLDFMGEDLHQAQATWYTTAGSGTGGWVSQRSDASGFVSYPFRLYYRCIGNANAIVDNIDKAEGPDSDKKLLKAEALAMRAWSYFNLVQLFGKRYDAATKPNSQLGLSMPLNSKDLKLPRSTVEEVYTQINKDLDEAITLFGTSPTPSGIAKSHLSAVAAKAIKARVALTMQDYVAAATLAKQVIDAGGFSLMSAAQYQAGFNDITNPEWIWGVYMQADQGDTFGSYLAQISYDGNTTYIRSRPKRINSALYALISNTDVRKKMWEPAPTAANFPLPLSTYVREPYMSRKFAIRTTPTIGDVPYIRLSEMYLIAAEAYAKTAGKEADAQNILFTYVQKRDPNYVKSTNTGQALVDEILIHRRVELWAEGFRFYDLKRLNQALDRTVVPNFVSASVGGTMQIPAGDVRWQFAIPIAEIQANPNTAPNP is encoded by the coding sequence ATGAAAAGAACAACTATAATTGCTTTTTCTCTATTTACTATACTGCTTTCTTCCTGTAAAAAGGATATGCTGGATACTGAGCCCACAGGCTCAGCTTCAGAAGCTTCAATTTTTGCAACAACAGCCAACGCTAAAAATGTCATCAACGGTATTTATCGTTATCTGTTTAACCGTTATTCCGATCAAAACCAGCCCGGACATGGTGGCGTAATGTTGCAGCTCGATTTCATGGGCGAAGATCTTCACCAGGCGCAGGCTACCTGGTATACCACCGCAGGATCCGGTACTGGTGGGTGGGTTAGTCAAAGAAGTGATGCCAGCGGCTTTGTTTCTTATCCGTTCAGGCTCTATTATCGCTGTATTGGTAACGCTAACGCGATTGTAGACAATATTGATAAGGCCGAAGGGCCTGATAGCGATAAAAAGCTTCTGAAGGCCGAAGCATTGGCTATGCGTGCATGGAGCTACTTCAACCTCGTGCAGCTCTTTGGAAAAAGATATGATGCCGCCACCAAACCCAATAGCCAGTTAGGCCTTTCAATGCCATTAAATTCGAAAGATCTGAAACTGCCAAGGTCAACCGTTGAAGAAGTGTATACACAGATCAATAAAGACCTGGATGAGGCCATCACCCTGTTTGGTACTAGCCCAACTCCCTCTGGTATCGCAAAATCGCATTTGTCGGCGGTGGCTGCCAAAGCGATCAAGGCTAGAGTTGCCCTTACCATGCAGGATTATGTAGCTGCCGCTACACTCGCAAAACAGGTAATTGATGCTGGTGGTTTCTCCTTAATGAGCGCTGCTCAATACCAGGCTGGGTTTAATGATATTACCAATCCCGAATGGATCTGGGGTGTTTATATGCAGGCCGATCAGGGCGATACCTTCGGCTCTTATCTGGCACAGATATCTTACGATGGTAATACAACTTATATAAGGTCCAGGCCAAAACGCATTAATTCTGCCTTGTATGCCTTGATCAGTAACACTGATGTAAGAAAGAAGATGTGGGAACCTGCACCTACGGCAGCTAACTTTCCCCTGCCACTTTCTACCTACGTACGTGAACCTTATATGAGCAGGAAATTTGCTATCAGAACAACACCCACTATTGGCGATGTTCCTTATATCCGTTTGTCAGAAATGTACCTGATTGCAGCAGAGGCTTATGCCAAAACTGCCGGTAAAGAGGCTGATGCACAAAATATCCTGTTCACTTATGTTCAAAAACGTGATCCCAACTATGTTAAAAGTACCAATACCGGTCAAGCCCTGGTTGATGAGATACTTATCCATAGAAGAGTGGAACTTTGGGCTGAAGGTTTCCGTTTCTACGACCTGAAACGTCTTAACCAGGCGCTCGATAGAACAGTGGTTCCCAATTTTGTTTCTGCATCTGTTGGTGGTACCATGCAAATCCCTGCCGGTGACGTAAGGTGGCAATTCGCTATCCCCATCGCAGAGATCCAGGCCAACCCCAATACAGCCCCCAATCCATAG
- a CDS encoding SusC/RagA family TonB-linked outer membrane protein, with the protein MLTLFLLSSGVLLAQKSVSGKITDNTGAPVISASITVKGTNTGTTSKTDGSFSLTVPQNAKILVVSAIGMESKEVSITSAAILSVVLNAEDKIMEDIVVVAYGTQKKGSITGSIAKIGAEQLETRLTTNITQALAGAAPGIATTSGNGQPGSSAAIRIRGFGSVNASNDPLFVVDGFPYEGYIGDLNTNDIESVTLLKDASSTALYGARAANGVVMVTTKRGKMGAPKVNLSYTSGFSQRGIPEYDRVGTNDYYPLMWQALKNSLMYPLSGTGGLSESAAATQASNTIAAQLVYNPYNVPANQIVGTDGKLNPNAQLLYNDFDWFDGIINNGSRNEVSLNVSSKSDKSDYYISLNYVKDGGFIMKSDYERATARVVLNSQAKSWLKVGLNLSGVMVKANNASATTDNASSIINPFVFARGIGPIYPVHAYDASGALIYDAKGNPMYDYGLHPGAVNRPQSAYPGRHVIYETELNTNQSTRNSIIARTYLEGKFAKYFTFTTNVGLDLNNTRGKTFQNKIVGDGVTGGGTSSRSANEYRTISMNQLLNYGQTFGPHEVKVLLGHENQWVDENTFSGNRRGMNLDGNVELINFVTLGGVSGQYDRLRRDAYLSRASYSYDQKYYLDLSYRRDASSRFSPDSRWGNFYSVGASWFLTREDFLKTATWLNELKLRAAYGTVGNDGLSTYYEYQPLYDLGWNNAAEPGALASKLANPDLTWEVNKTFTVGIDFGVLQNRITGSVEVFNRGSSDLLFDVPQGLSSMVTTRTENIGSMSNKGIEAQINASIIRSKDVKWDLTVNFTSLKNEITKLPNGQAITSGTKRLEQGKDLYAFYLRQWYGVDPADGAGLYYKLPTATTDIRVIKGDSFTTNPSNARYDYSGSAIPKFFGSLTNTVSYKNFTFSFLLNYQVGGKFYDGNYVGYMTAGYGKSLSTDLLKSWQKPGDISDIPRFDITGSTNFNAQSNRFLIDASYLAVRNATFSYAFSKGLLSKIKCDQLKFYISGENLFVFSKRKGLNPMENFNGTNSAVYVPNRLLSAGINVTF; encoded by the coding sequence ATGCTAACACTATTCCTGTTATCTTCAGGGGTATTGTTGGCGCAAAAAAGCGTCTCCGGGAAAATTACTGATAATACCGGCGCTCCGGTTATCAGTGCCTCCATTACTGTGAAAGGAACAAACACAGGAACAACTTCAAAGACCGATGGAAGCTTCTCCCTCACAGTTCCTCAAAATGCAAAAATTCTTGTTGTCTCAGCAATTGGCATGGAGTCAAAAGAAGTATCCATTACTTCCGCTGCAATTTTATCTGTAGTGCTGAATGCTGAGGATAAGATAATGGAGGATATTGTGGTAGTGGCCTATGGTACCCAGAAGAAGGGCTCCATTACCGGTTCCATTGCGAAAATTGGTGCAGAGCAATTGGAAACCCGCTTAACAACCAACATTACCCAGGCCCTTGCAGGTGCTGCACCTGGTATTGCTACCACTTCAGGCAATGGTCAGCCTGGTAGTAGTGCTGCCATCCGCATCCGTGGTTTTGGATCTGTCAATGCAAGCAACGATCCGCTTTTTGTAGTGGATGGTTTTCCTTATGAAGGCTATATTGGCGATCTGAATACCAACGACATTGAAAGCGTAACCTTGTTAAAGGATGCCTCTTCCACAGCCTTATATGGTGCCAGAGCTGCCAATGGCGTAGTTATGGTTACCACCAAAAGAGGTAAAATGGGTGCTCCCAAAGTGAACCTGAGCTACACTTCAGGTTTTTCCCAAAGAGGCATTCCTGAATATGACCGCGTAGGTACCAACGACTATTATCCCTTAATGTGGCAAGCATTGAAGAATAGTTTGATGTATCCACTTTCGGGTACCGGTGGTTTATCAGAAAGCGCAGCTGCTACACAAGCTTCCAATACCATCGCCGCGCAGTTGGTGTACAATCCTTACAATGTTCCCGCCAATCAGATCGTAGGTACCGATGGTAAATTGAATCCTAATGCTCAACTGCTGTACAATGATTTTGATTGGTTTGATGGTATCATCAATAACGGCAGCAGGAATGAAGTATCCTTGAACGTATCTTCCAAATCTGATAAAAGTGATTATTATATTTCATTGAACTATGTCAAGGATGGTGGATTTATAATGAAATCAGATTACGAAAGAGCTACTGCCAGGGTGGTATTGAATAGCCAGGCTAAAAGCTGGTTGAAAGTAGGGCTTAATTTGAGTGGTGTGATGGTGAAGGCTAATAATGCCAGCGCTACTACCGACAATGCCAGCAGCATCATCAACCCATTTGTATTTGCAAGGGGTATCGGTCCCATTTATCCGGTGCATGCTTATGATGCTTCAGGTGCACTCATTTATGATGCGAAAGGCAATCCTATGTATGATTACGGTTTGCATCCAGGTGCGGTGAATAGACCCCAAAGTGCATACCCCGGCCGTCACGTGATCTATGAGACCGAGTTGAATACCAACCAGTCAACCAGGAACAGTATCATCGCAAGAACATACCTGGAAGGTAAATTTGCGAAATACTTCACCTTTACTACCAATGTGGGGCTTGACCTGAACAATACAAGAGGTAAAACCTTCCAGAACAAGATCGTAGGTGATGGTGTAACCGGTGGTGGTACGTCTTCGCGTTCGGCCAATGAGTACAGAACGATCTCAATGAACCAACTGTTGAATTATGGTCAAACATTCGGACCTCATGAGGTTAAAGTGTTATTGGGCCATGAAAACCAGTGGGTAGATGAGAATACCTTTAGCGGTAACAGAAGGGGTATGAACCTCGACGGTAATGTTGAGCTGATCAACTTTGTGACCTTGGGTGGTGTTTCAGGACAGTACGACAGGTTACGCAGAGATGCTTACCTCAGCCGTGCCAGCTATAGCTACGACCAAAAGTACTACCTCGACCTTTCTTATCGCAGAGATGCTTCTTCCCGGTTCTCTCCCGATTCACGTTGGGGTAACTTCTATTCAGTGGGTGCATCCTGGTTCTTAACCCGGGAGGATTTCCTGAAAACAGCTACCTGGCTCAACGAATTAAAATTAAGAGCAGCCTATGGTACCGTGGGTAATGATGGATTGAGCACATACTATGAATACCAGCCTTTGTATGATCTTGGCTGGAACAATGCTGCTGAGCCCGGCGCCCTTGCCAGCAAACTCGCTAACCCCGATCTGACATGGGAAGTAAACAAGACTTTTACTGTGGGTATTGATTTCGGTGTACTGCAAAATCGCATCACTGGTAGTGTGGAAGTATTTAACAGGGGGTCTTCTGATCTGTTGTTTGATGTCCCTCAGGGTTTATCCTCCATGGTGACTACCCGTACAGAGAACATCGGATCTATGTCTAATAAAGGAATTGAAGCGCAGATCAATGCGTCTATTATCCGGAGTAAGGATGTTAAATGGGACCTGACCGTCAATTTCACCAGCCTGAAGAATGAAATTACCAAATTGCCGAATGGTCAGGCTATTACCAGTGGAACAAAGAGGCTTGAACAGGGTAAAGACCTCTATGCCTTTTACTTAAGGCAGTGGTATGGCGTTGACCCGGCCGATGGTGCTGGATTGTATTATAAATTGCCCACTGCTACAACTGATATCAGGGTTATCAAAGGTGATTCCTTTACGACCAATCCTTCCAATGCCCGCTATGATTATTCAGGAAGTGCTATTCCAAAGTTTTTTGGTTCATTGACCAATACAGTATCTTATAAAAATTTCACTTTTTCATTCCTCCTGAATTACCAGGTAGGTGGTAAATTTTATGATGGTAACTATGTAGGGTATATGACAGCTGGTTACGGTAAATCCCTGAGTACCGATTTGCTGAAATCCTGGCAAAAACCTGGCGATATCTCTGATATCCCAAGATTTGATATCACAGGTTCTACCAACTTTAACGCACAATCCAACAGGTTCCTGATCGATGCATCTTACCTGGCCGTGCGCAACGCTACTTTTTCCTATGCCTTTAGCAAGGGATTGCTGTCTAAGATCAAATGCGATCAGCTGAAATTCTACATCTCTGGTGAAAACCTGTTTGTGTTTTCAAAACGCAAGGGGTTGAACCCGATGGAAAATTTCAACGGTACTAACAGCGCTGTATACGTTCCCAATCGTTTGTTGAGCGCAGGTATTAATGTTACTTTCTAA
- a CDS encoding class I SAM-dependent methyltransferase: MDSTKRFTNRVEDYVKYRPQYPVELVTYLQEQFALWPGKVIADIGAGTGISTALFLQVAYEVWAVEPNEAMLTKAKELLGHFPAFHPVLATAENTTLQNESIDAIIAGQAFHWFHVEKCKLEFKRILKAKGLVVLMWNERNTRSAFEIDYDALIVKHARDYVKVDHRNIDLEHIAAFFAPWPVQLKIFSNEQRFNFDGLKGRLLSSSYMPAVHDAGYDEMINDLRGLYDQYQQNDVIRISYDTKVYTAKMK, translated from the coding sequence ATGGACAGCACTAAAAGATTTACCAACCGCGTAGAGGACTATGTCAAATACCGGCCCCAGTATCCTGTGGAACTGGTCACTTATTTGCAGGAGCAATTTGCCTTGTGGCCCGGTAAGGTCATCGCGGATATTGGAGCGGGTACCGGTATCTCCACTGCCTTATTTCTCCAGGTAGCATATGAAGTGTGGGCCGTAGAGCCCAATGAAGCCATGCTCACCAAAGCCAAAGAGTTGTTGGGCCATTTTCCTGCCTTCCATCCTGTGCTGGCTACCGCCGAAAATACCACCTTGCAAAACGAAAGCATAGACGCTATCATAGCAGGACAGGCTTTTCATTGGTTCCATGTCGAAAAATGTAAACTGGAATTTAAGCGCATATTAAAAGCAAAAGGGCTCGTAGTCTTGATGTGGAATGAGCGGAACACGCGGTCTGCATTTGAGATCGACTACGATGCATTGATTGTAAAACATGCCAGGGATTACGTGAAAGTAGATCATCGCAACATCGACCTGGAACATATCGCAGCATTCTTCGCTCCCTGGCCCGTACAACTGAAAATATTCTCCAACGAGCAACGCTTCAACTTCGATGGCTTGAAAGGCCGCCTGCTCTCTTCTTCCTATATGCCTGCTGTGCATGATGCAGGTTATGATGAAATGATTAATGATCTCCGGGGTCTATATGATCAGTACCAGCAAAATGATGTCATCAGGATCAGTTATGATACAAAAGTATATACAGCAAAAATGAAATGA
- a CDS encoding VOC family protein, protein MRNYLGRMILLVEDYDKAFEFYHRNFGFGKIFELTTDVGQRFLHIGSGATGEAGIWFLQAEGKVQQSRIGNQVGEQPAMVIYTSNLTELYQQLQENGVKIKTAPVITPGYSFLHCYDLYGNEIVVVEMA, encoded by the coding sequence ATGAGAAATTATTTAGGCAGGATGATCCTCCTGGTGGAGGACTATGACAAAGCATTTGAATTCTATCACAGGAATTTCGGTTTTGGGAAGATATTTGAACTTACCACGGATGTAGGTCAAAGGTTCCTGCATATAGGCTCAGGAGCTACGGGCGAAGCGGGCATCTGGTTCCTGCAAGCCGAAGGGAAAGTGCAACAAAGCAGGATCGGTAACCAGGTGGGCGAACAACCTGCGATGGTTATTTATACTTCGAACCTGACGGAGTTGTATCAACAGTTACAAGAAAACGGTGTAAAGATCAAAACAGCGCCTGTTATTACACCGGGTTATTCATTCCTTCACTGTTATGATCTTTATGGAAATGAGATCGTAGTGGTAGAAATGGCGTAG
- a CDS encoding FG-GAP repeat domain-containing protein, with protein MLAAYMFIIVFMDSHAQTAQHKQSTGTFKKHIVSSVFVSEGAATGDVNKDGRIDILAGHYWYEAPRWERHLLHADTLNPVKGYSTTFLNFCMDVNNDGWADLIRFDVPGEACRWYENPKGANAIWKSHLILPSAGIETPLFVDVDLDGRKDIICNDAFKKEVIWLKSPSAKGDTNWQRFTISNDSLRATHRYTHGVGWGDVNLDGKKDVIIKSGWWESPADVRQPNWIFHPANLGEDCANMFVLDVDQDGDADIMSSSAHDYGIWWHEQQKNDRGETTWTTHEISKQFSQSHAMAMEDINGDGHPDLITGKRFGAHNEKDPGAAEPAVLYWFECQPGKTPRWIPHEIDNNSGIGNAFVVQDINKDQLLDIIVSNKKGVFFFEQVK; from the coding sequence ATGCTTGCTGCATATATGTTCATCATCGTGTTCATGGACAGTCATGCACAAACCGCACAGCATAAGCAATCAACTGGCACTTTTAAAAAACACATCGTAAGCAGCGTCTTTGTATCCGAAGGCGCTGCTACCGGTGATGTCAATAAGGATGGCCGTATCGATATCCTTGCCGGTCATTATTGGTATGAGGCCCCCCGCTGGGAGCGCCACCTGCTCCATGCCGATACGTTGAATCCCGTGAAAGGATACAGCACTACCTTCCTCAACTTTTGTATGGATGTCAACAATGATGGCTGGGCCGACCTGATACGCTTCGACGTGCCCGGTGAAGCTTGCCGCTGGTATGAAAATCCAAAGGGAGCGAATGCCATTTGGAAAAGCCACCTCATACTGCCATCAGCCGGCATTGAAACGCCCCTGTTCGTGGATGTTGACCTCGATGGAAGAAAGGACATCATTTGCAATGATGCCTTTAAAAAAGAAGTGATCTGGTTAAAGTCGCCCTCGGCAAAAGGCGATACCAACTGGCAGCGTTTTACCATCAGCAACGATAGCCTGCGTGCTACCCACCGCTATACACATGGAGTAGGTTGGGGTGATGTAAACCTCGATGGGAAAAAAGATGTGATCATAAAAAGCGGTTGGTGGGAGTCTCCGGCCGATGTCAGGCAACCCAACTGGATATTTCACCCGGCCAACCTCGGTGAGGATTGTGCCAATATGTTTGTACTTGATGTAGACCAGGATGGTGATGCAGATATCATGAGTTCTTCCGCCCACGATTATGGCATATGGTGGCATGAGCAGCAGAAAAACGACAGGGGAGAGACCACCTGGACCACCCATGAGATCAGTAAACAGTTTTCCCAATCCCACGCAATGGCCATGGAAGATATCAATGGTGATGGCCACCCTGATCTTATTACCGGAAAGCGTTTTGGTGCACACAATGAAAAGGACCCCGGCGCTGCTGAACCCGCTGTACTCTATTGGTTTGAATGCCAGCCTGGCAAAACACCCCGCTGGATCCCCCATGAAATAGACAACAACTCAGGCATCGGCAATGCCTTTGTAGTACAGGATATCAATAAGGATCAGTTATTGGATATCATTGTCTCCAACAAGAAAGGCGTTTTCTTCTTTGAGCAGGTAAAATAA
- a CDS encoding glycoside hydrolase family 2 TIM barrel-domain containing protein, translated as MKRKSILTLSLYFLLAALQAQPGKLESANTSIKTELRKTAEGYQLYRGGQLYFVKGAGGSAYPARIAAYGGNSIRTWGTRGAQNVLDSAQKYGLTVLLGLDVARERHGFNYDDTAAVKKQLDRLREEVLKYKDHPALLAWGIGNELNLQYKNPKVWDAVNDISKMIHATDPNHPTTTVFAGINKGLVDLIKVRSTDIDLLSVNTYGGLAGLPATIRQSGWEGAYLVTEWGPTGHWEGLQTAWKSPIEETSSEKAAVYKSRYEYSVERDREKCLGSYVFLWGQKQERTPTWYGVFTDKGEESEVVDVMQYLWSRNWPQNKAPHLYSLQLDNRKALDNIYLKPGTSYTALAVAMDPDNDKLSWRWEVLPEPTQLSEGGDFEARPKPIDGLITARGEGKVALKTPEKEGPYRLFVYITDGNNNVATANIPFFIKP; from the coding sequence ATGAAAAGGAAAAGCATCCTTACCCTCTCCTTGTATTTCCTCCTGGCGGCCTTGCAGGCACAACCCGGAAAACTGGAATCAGCAAATACCTCCATCAAAACCGAACTCCGCAAAACCGCCGAAGGTTATCAGTTATACAGAGGCGGTCAACTCTATTTTGTGAAAGGCGCAGGCGGAAGCGCCTATCCTGCCCGGATCGCTGCCTATGGCGGTAATTCCATCAGAACTTGGGGTACCCGTGGTGCCCAAAACGTGCTTGACTCAGCACAGAAATACGGATTGACCGTGTTGCTGGGGCTCGATGTCGCCCGTGAACGCCATGGCTTTAATTATGATGATACCGCAGCCGTAAAAAAACAACTCGACCGCTTGCGTGAAGAGGTATTGAAATACAAAGACCATCCCGCCTTACTCGCCTGGGGCATCGGCAATGAATTGAACCTCCAATACAAGAATCCCAAAGTGTGGGATGCAGTGAATGATATTTCAAAAATGATACATGCCACTGATCCCAATCACCCCACCACTACCGTGTTTGCAGGCATCAATAAGGGCCTTGTTGATCTTATCAAGGTCAGGTCCACAGATATCGACTTGTTATCCGTGAATACCTATGGCGGTCTGGCCGGTTTGCCCGCAACCATCCGCCAGTCAGGTTGGGAAGGCGCCTACCTCGTTACCGAATGGGGTCCTACTGGTCATTGGGAAGGCTTGCAAACAGCGTGGAAATCGCCTATTGAAGAAACGAGTAGCGAAAAGGCCGCTGTCTATAAAAGCAGGTATGAATATTCAGTAGAACGCGATAGAGAAAAATGCCTCGGCTCCTATGTTTTCCTCTGGGGACAAAAACAGGAACGTACCCCCACCTGGTATGGCGTGTTTACCGATAAAGGAGAGGAGTCCGAAGTGGTAGATGTGATGCAATACCTCTGGTCCCGCAACTGGCCCCAAAATAAAGCCCCCCATTTGTATTCTTTGCAATTGGACAACAGGAAGGCCCTTGACAATATATACCTGAAGCCTGGTACCAGTTACACCGCACTGGCCGTGGCCATGGACCCCGATAACGATAAACTCTCCTGGCGTTGGGAAGTATTGCCCGAGCCCACCCAATTGAGCGAAGGCGGCGATTTCGAGGCGAGGCCCAAACCTATAGATGGGTTGATCACTGCCCGTGGAGAAGGCAAGGTAGCCCTGAAGACCCCTGAAAAGGAAGGCCCTTACCGTTTATTTGTATATATAACAGATGGCAACAACAACGTAGCCACCGCCAATATTCCCTTTTTCATCAAGCCATAG
- a CDS encoding S9 family peptidase, whose translation MHKIVPVILMAVTLFNRPLTAQTVTRFQPSHEAMVQRYLRAARIDSATKNAVFKSTVTISWLPGGKTAWYQNLLKDSVQEYIYVDAVKGKKQPLFHRQRLAEGLQQIGITIDSLRPSLSNIDIPVGKPFLYFTVQGQRVQCERNSHVCAKTPMLAPPAGNTPGAFRGRQNNPFPNGSTSPDKQWEAYIEKGNLVVKPAAGGTPIQFTTDGTPEKPYGTIYWSPDSKYLAGYHINTVRDSSVYYILTSLPGTMRGQLRSQSYKQPGDPWTIYTPWLFQLSSKKAVKINTGPVDFLNAPALTWRSGNARYFTYEKMDRGHQRFRVIEVDADNATTRNVVDEKTSTFIYNTRNFTSYLSPTNQLIRTSEKEGWNHIYLVDLVTGKEQPVTRGNWVIRGVDSIDPVKKEVWFRASGMQAGEDPYNIHYYRIGFDGKNLKSLTPAAGNHTLAFSDDKTYFIDTWSQVNIAPRTILARTADAKEIMLLEEADLSLYKRAGVSPPEVFVAKARDGVTDIWGIVSKPSDYDPSKKYPVLENIYAGPHDAFVPKNFVPYSEMQSLAELGFIVVMIDGMGTANRSKAFHDVCWKNLADAGLPDRILWIKALAQKYPYVDAERVGIYGTSAGGQSSTGALLFHPEFYKAAVSACGCHDNRVDKQWWNEQWMGYPVGKHYEEQSNVTNAAKLQGNLLLIVGEADTNVPPESTYRVADALIKAGKNFDLLSIPGMGHSDGGVYGRMRKRDFFVKHLMGVEPPARNAGELPAFAEVGRERWSFQ comes from the coding sequence ATGCATAAAATAGTTCCTGTCATCCTGATGGCTGTTACACTGTTCAACCGGCCCCTCACTGCGCAAACAGTAACCCGTTTCCAACCTTCCCACGAAGCAATGGTACAGCGCTACCTGCGCGCAGCACGGATTGACAGTGCTACCAAAAATGCCGTGTTCAAATCTACCGTCACCATCTCCTGGTTGCCGGGTGGAAAAACAGCCTGGTACCAAAACCTCCTGAAGGATAGTGTGCAGGAGTATATCTATGTGGATGCCGTGAAAGGAAAAAAGCAACCCTTGTTTCACCGGCAGCGCCTGGCCGAAGGATTGCAGCAGATAGGGATCACCATCGACTCACTCAGACCGTCCCTTAGCAACATTGATATACCAGTCGGTAAACCTTTCCTATATTTTACCGTACAGGGACAACGCGTGCAATGCGAACGCAATTCCCATGTTTGTGCCAAAACACCCATGCTGGCCCCGCCTGCAGGCAATACACCCGGAGCCTTCCGGGGCCGGCAGAATAATCCTTTTCCCAATGGCAGTACTTCACCCGACAAACAATGGGAGGCATATATCGAAAAAGGCAACCTGGTGGTGAAACCTGCTGCCGGAGGCACACCCATTCAGTTTACCACAGATGGTACACCCGAAAAGCCCTACGGCACTATATACTGGAGTCCCGATAGCAAATACCTCGCAGGTTACCATATCAATACAGTAAGAGATTCATCAGTCTATTATATTCTCACTTCATTGCCCGGCACCATGCGCGGACAATTGCGCTCCCAATCTTACAAACAACCTGGCGATCCATGGACCATCTACACCCCCTGGCTTTTTCAACTGTCATCAAAAAAAGCTGTTAAGATAAATACCGGGCCTGTTGATTTCTTAAATGCCCCGGCACTTACCTGGCGTAGTGGCAATGCCCGTTATTTTACCTATGAGAAAATGGACCGGGGTCACCAGCGTTTCCGTGTTATCGAGGTCGATGCAGACAATGCTACTACCCGCAATGTGGTGGATGAAAAGACCAGTACCTTCATTTATAACACCCGCAATTTCACCAGCTACCTTAGCCCTACCAATCAACTTATTCGCACTTCCGAAAAAGAAGGGTGGAACCATATTTACCTCGTTGACCTCGTTACCGGCAAAGAACAGCCCGTTACCCGGGGCAATTGGGTGATACGTGGTGTGGACAGCATTGACCCCGTTAAGAAAGAAGTATGGTTCCGGGCCAGTGGCATGCAGGCCGGCGAAGACCCTTACAATATTCATTATTACCGCATAGGTTTCGATGGTAAGAACCTGAAATCCCTTACGCCAGCTGCCGGCAACCATACCCTGGCATTCTCTGATGACAAGACATATTTTATCGATACCTGGTCACAGGTCAACATAGCACCAAGGACCATACTGGCCCGCACTGCCGATGCCAAAGAGATCATGTTACTCGAAGAAGCCGACCTTTCCCTGTATAAGCGGGCAGGCGTAAGTCCACCCGAAGTATTTGTAGCCAAAGCCAGGGACGGCGTTACCGATATCTGGGGTATTGTAAGCAAACCTTCAGATTATGATCCTTCCAAAAAATACCCCGTGCTGGAGAATATCTATGCAGGTCCGCACGATGCATTTGTGCCGAAGAACTTCGTTCCTTATAGCGAAATGCAAAGCCTGGCCGAACTGGGATTCATTGTCGTCATGATAGATGGCATGGGTACCGCCAACCGCTCCAAAGCTTTTCACGATGTATGCTGGAAAAATCTGGCCGATGCCGGTCTCCCCGACAGGATATTATGGATCAAAGCCCTGGCGCAAAAATATCCTTATGTGGATGCAGAGCGCGTAGGTATTTATGGCACTTCTGCCGGTGGCCAAAGCTCCACAGGCGCCCTCCTCTTTCATCCCGAATTTTACAAAGCCGCTGTATCCGCCTGCGGTTGTCATGATAACCGCGTAGACAAGCAATGGTGGAACGAGCAATGGATGGGATACCCTGTTGGCAAACATTATGAGGAACAATCCAACGTCACCAACGCAGCAAAATTGCAGGGCAACCTGTTGCTGATAGTGGGAGAGGCCGATACCAATGTGCCCCCCGAATCTACTTACCGCGTAGCCGATGCCCTGATCAAAGCAGGCAAGAATTTCGACCTCCTCTCCATACCCGGCATGGGCCACAGCGATGGCGGCGTATATGGCCGCATGCGGAAACGCGATTTCTTTGTCAAGCACCTGATGGGTGTAGAACCGCCGGCACGCAATGCAGGCGAACTCCCTGCCTTCGCCGAAGTAGGCCGCGAACGTTGGAGCTTTCAATAA